The Brasilonema sennae CENA114 genome includes a region encoding these proteins:
- a CDS encoding bifunctional serine/threonine-protein kinase/formylglycine-generating enzyme family protein, with protein sequence MNPNQFWRMFEDEWFTPKYRLKKLLGAGSFGAVFLADDVVADRVMREVAIKIFSDESGLQERQIAELQTAISLKHPNLLEGFSPEQGWLKGIECLGLVMELAQDSLGRRLQRGSLPLAEVKTMVKNLASALDYLHGRSIVHRDLKPANIMQVGGLWKLTDFGISRLLENRNGSETLPSHQVGTIAYAPPESYTGKISLTWDLWSLGMVIAETLTGKHPFAGNTIEQMMQRVRIEDFNFASELPAPFTVIVQGCLVKDYTKRWTAAQVLAALDPTSDLGRVTVLLPLSPSFRKVLPAGAEAQGYVSIPNSGIRIEVEDQPNIRLTEDISADKQGKHKSQPMLPKGAAQGAIALPNRRVNYQERLPGGAILDMIAIPAGSFLMGSATEDIEQVLRLESWFKRSDIEKWLRPEMPQHRVSVPAFCMSKTPITQEQWQAVCTNNPSQFSSPLRPVENVSWWDALEFCDRLSQLTGKPYCLPTEAEWEYACRAGTQTLYSFSNRKQLLPSYAWYTWNARNKTQQVGQKKPNAWGLFDLHGLVWEWCEDTWHESYSGAPMDGSAWSEAGHPTKHVVRGGSWYSLADDCRCAHRFCFDANFRYSSIGFRVVTS encoded by the coding sequence ATGAACCCGAATCAGTTCTGGCGAATGTTTGAAGACGAGTGGTTTACTCCTAAATATCGCCTGAAAAAACTCTTAGGCGCGGGATCGTTTGGTGCTGTATTTCTTGCAGACGATGTCGTTGCTGATCGCGTCATGAGAGAAGTTGCGATTAAAATTTTTTCCGATGAAAGCGGACTGCAAGAGCGTCAAATTGCGGAGTTGCAAACTGCGATTTCTCTCAAACATCCTAACTTACTAGAGGGTTTCAGTCCCGAGCAGGGTTGGCTTAAAGGAATTGAATGTCTGGGTTTAGTCATGGAACTGGCTCAAGACTCATTGGGGCGGCGATTGCAACGGGGCAGTTTACCCCTAGCAGAAGTCAAAACGATGGTGAAAAATTTGGCGAGTGCTTTGGATTATTTGCACGGTCGGAGCATTGTGCATCGAGACCTCAAACCCGCTAATATCATGCAAGTGGGTGGGCTATGGAAGCTGACAGATTTTGGGATTTCCCGGCTCTTGGAAAACCGCAATGGCAGTGAAACCCTTCCCAGTCATCAAGTGGGAACGATCGCTTATGCACCTCCAGAATCATATACTGGCAAGATTAGTCTGACCTGGGACTTGTGGTCATTAGGGATGGTCATCGCCGAGACGCTGACAGGCAAACATCCTTTTGCAGGTAATACCATCGAACAGATGATGCAACGGGTGAGAATTGAAGACTTTAACTTTGCTTCAGAACTACCTGCTCCTTTTACTGTAATTGTCCAGGGTTGCTTGGTCAAAGACTACACAAAGCGCTGGACGGCTGCTCAAGTTCTCGCTGCTCTCGACCCCACTTCAGATTTAGGCAGAGTAACGGTGCTATTGCCTCTTTCGCCCAGCTTTCGCAAAGTCCTGCCTGCAGGAGCAGAAGCGCAAGGATATGTCTCAATTCCAAACTCCGGGATTCGGATTGAAGTTGAAGACCAGCCTAATATTAGGTTAACAGAAGATATCAGTGCAGATAAGCAGGGCAAACACAAGAGTCAACCGATGCTCCCGAAGGGAGCCGCGCAAGGCGCTATCGCCCTGCCAAACCGACGAGTCAACTACCAAGAACGTCTTCCTGGTGGCGCAATCTTGGATATGATTGCCATTCCTGCAGGAAGTTTTTTAATGGGAAGTGCCACAGAAGATATTGAGCAGGTTTTACGGCTGGAAAGTTGGTTTAAACGCTCTGACATTGAAAAGTGGTTGCGCCCGGAAATGCCCCAGCATCGGGTTAGTGTACCTGCATTTTGTATGAGTAAGACACCGATTACTCAAGAGCAATGGCAAGCTGTATGTACGAACAATCCTTCCCAATTTAGCAGTCCGTTGCGTCCGGTGGAAAATGTTTCTTGGTGGGATGCACTGGAATTTTGCGATCGCCTCTCTCAACTCACAGGCAAACCCTATTGCCTGCCCACCGAAGCAGAATGGGAATATGCTTGTCGCGCCGGAACCCAAACCCTCTACAGTTTCAGTAACCGTAAACAGCTGCTCCCAAGCTATGCCTGGTACACCTGGAACGCCCGGAACAAAACTCAACAGGTAGGACAAAAAAAGCCAAATGCCTGGGGGCTTTTCGATCTGCATGGCTTAGTCTGGGAGTGGTGTGAAGATACCTGGCATGAGAGTTACAGTGGCGCACCTATGGATGGTAGTGCTTGGAGCGAAGCAGGGCATCCGACAAAGCATGTAGTACGGGGTGGCTCTTGGTACAGCTTAGCAGACGATTGTCGCTGTGCCCACCGTTTTTGCTTTGATGCCAATTTCCGATACTCTAGCATCGGTTTTCGTGTGGTGACATCCTGA
- a CDS encoding AAA family ATPase, which produces MSRLLREFEQLLILAKTLEKKAQRQVLIANATNFPKSEEPSVKAMGRPKSAGQKPQSQADNHTLQPKSTIQSLEAVGGLSEVLAELRDLVALPLKRPDLLDKLGLEPTRGVLLIGPPGTGKTLTARALAGELGVNYIAIAGPEVVGKYYGEAEARLRQIFQKAMGSAPCLIFIDEIDSLAPDRASVEGEVEKRVVAQLLSLMDGFAQLNGVMVLAATNCPGRVDPALRRPGRFDREVYFRVPDRNGRLEILKIHTRSMPMDVSVDLEAIADLAIGFVGADLRGLCQKAAYNALHRSTLSLDSPIPTDLGINQQDFLQALKDVKPSVLRPVAIETPSVTWDQIGGLETIKSILQESVEGALLYPELYRLMRAISPRGILLWGPPGTGKTLLAKAVAAQARANFIAVNGAELLSRWVGASEQAVRDLFTRARQAAPCVIFIDEIDTFVPVRGGYDSDSGVSARVVGQLLTEIDGIQSCDNVLIIAATNRPDMLDPALLRAGRLDLQLKVDLPDLTSRLEILQVHNRDRPLAEDVNLAAWAVRTEGWNGAELALLSNQATLQAIRRYRVQGFTNPTVASIIAADFETAYQSLLERRYSPENDVAMLKKQQQ; this is translated from the coding sequence GTGAGTAGGTTATTGCGAGAATTTGAACAATTATTAATACTGGCAAAAACTCTGGAGAAAAAGGCTCAACGGCAAGTGTTGATCGCAAATGCCACCAATTTTCCCAAATCTGAAGAACCGTCGGTCAAAGCTATGGGTCGTCCTAAATCTGCTGGGCAGAAACCTCAATCGCAAGCTGATAATCACACTCTTCAGCCAAAGTCTACTATACAATCACTGGAAGCAGTTGGGGGTTTAAGTGAAGTACTTGCAGAACTGCGGGATTTGGTGGCTCTACCGCTCAAGCGCCCGGATTTGCTAGACAAACTAGGATTAGAGCCGACGCGGGGAGTGTTGTTAATCGGTCCACCAGGGACAGGTAAAACCCTAACTGCTCGCGCCCTGGCAGGAGAATTGGGTGTGAATTACATCGCAATTGCAGGTCCTGAGGTCGTGGGTAAGTACTATGGTGAAGCAGAGGCGCGTCTGCGGCAGATTTTCCAGAAAGCTATGGGGTCAGCGCCTTGCCTGATTTTTATTGACGAGATTGACAGCCTTGCACCTGATCGCGCAAGCGTGGAAGGTGAAGTCGAGAAGCGCGTCGTTGCTCAACTCCTGAGTCTTATGGATGGCTTTGCTCAACTCAATGGGGTGATGGTTTTAGCAGCAACTAACTGTCCCGGTCGCGTAGATCCTGCCCTGCGTCGCCCAGGTCGGTTTGACCGCGAAGTGTATTTCCGTGTCCCCGATCGCAATGGTCGGTTGGAAATTCTCAAGATTCACACTCGCTCGATGCCAATGGATGTCTCTGTCGATTTGGAGGCGATCGCAGATTTGGCAATTGGATTTGTTGGTGCTGATTTGCGAGGACTCTGTCAGAAGGCAGCGTATAATGCCTTGCACCGCTCTACTCTTTCTCTGGACTCACCAATACCTACCGATTTGGGCATCAATCAGCAAGATTTTTTACAAGCATTAAAGGATGTCAAGCCCTCGGTCTTGCGTCCAGTGGCGATTGAAACACCCAGCGTTACTTGGGATCAAATTGGTGGGCTAGAAACTATTAAATCCATCTTACAGGAATCTGTAGAAGGTGCATTGCTTTATCCCGAACTCTACCGCCTGATGAGAGCCATATCTCCACGTGGTATTCTACTTTGGGGGCCGCCGGGAACTGGCAAAACTCTGCTGGCAAAAGCTGTAGCTGCTCAAGCAAGGGCAAATTTTATTGCTGTCAATGGGGCAGAACTACTCAGTCGTTGGGTAGGTGCATCAGAGCAAGCTGTGCGGGATTTGTTTACTAGAGCAAGGCAAGCAGCGCCCTGTGTCATCTTTATTGATGAAATTGATACCTTTGTTCCTGTTAGAGGGGGTTATGACAGTGACTCTGGTGTGAGCGCTCGTGTCGTTGGTCAGCTTCTTACGGAGATTGATGGTATCCAATCGTGTGACAACGTTCTGATTATTGCTGCAACCAATCGACCAGATATGCTTGACCCTGCTCTGTTAAGAGCTGGTCGCTTGGATTTGCAACTAAAAGTGGATCTGCCGGATCTCACAAGTCGGCTGGAAATTTTGCAGGTTCACAACCGCGATCGCCCCTTGGCAGAAGATGTAAACTTGGCAGCTTGGGCTGTGCGTACAGAAGGTTGGAACGGTGCGGAACTTGCACTCCTTAGCAATCAGGCTACTCTGCAAGCTATTCGACGTTATCGTGTCCAAGGATTCACCAACCCAACTGTTGCAAGCATTATCGCTGCAGATTTTGAAACTGCCTATCAATCTCTGCTAGAACGGCGGTATAGCCCTGAAAACGATGTAGCTATGCTGAAGAAGCAACAGCAATGA
- a CDS encoding AAA family ATPase produces MFPISARWIQEFEKHLYRRQHQILYSNIHDQFLWQGSYQGMGEFLNAYFLNMGFDLIVRYDPVDGLTFPQSEMRQLFDDLARVRLAQSNKERLGQSSTPIAPAADPMLPPSRANPASVVQRLTSTYLSPDAAFAHLRAVISQPKTSVVAIVDLGDMLTADPERYLVDERHLLMLLKKCTLEGEVIREGHLTGYRNTLILLASDLRRVPAWFYTNNPFVALVQVTRPNKDERLQFILRFGQQGFYGGDQINVQRSNQEQLCDLERAAEEFAALTEGFGTMDLEAIRHTSWRERIPLSPKTVLRLVDFYKFGQRDEPFEKISADKIAYAKEEISQSVIGQPRAVEAVTTLLTSAKVGISLSNVSGRNSKPKGIFFFVGPTGVGKTELAKSLTRLIFGDEQAFARFDMSEYKEEHAAEKLAGAPPGFVGYEQGGILTNRVLERPYSILLFDEIEKAHPKVMDKFLQILEDGRLTDGKGQTAYFNQTVIIFTSNLGASDLTDPQTGAIIRNGIMTEVHRQGVGSFTYPQVDAHFRSEVHWHFTSRIGRAELLNRLGDSIVVFDLLRPEFVWKIGEKFLRQLAESAWDKYRLLLLFHTSVLEVLSVSMQNTDNLLFGGRRIKTLLETLVERPLNRWIFENYPDFKTLAEKQFIISLENNGVLLVTESLSR; encoded by the coding sequence ATGTTCCCAATCTCAGCCCGTTGGATTCAAGAGTTTGAAAAGCACCTGTATCGCCGTCAACACCAGATTCTATATAGCAACATTCACGATCAATTTCTCTGGCAGGGTAGTTATCAAGGGATGGGAGAATTCCTCAATGCTTATTTCCTCAACATGGGATTTGACCTGATTGTTCGTTACGATCCAGTAGACGGTCTGACCTTTCCCCAGTCAGAGATGCGGCAATTGTTTGATGATCTAGCACGAGTGCGATTGGCACAAAGCAACAAAGAACGGCTAGGACAGTCCTCCACTCCAATAGCACCTGCAGCAGATCCTATGCTGCCCCCATCCCGTGCTAATCCAGCATCAGTGGTGCAACGCCTGACCAGCACTTACCTGTCGCCAGATGCTGCTTTTGCTCATCTGCGGGCAGTGATTTCTCAGCCGAAAACCTCAGTGGTAGCGATTGTCGATCTGGGGGATATGCTAACTGCTGACCCAGAACGCTATCTGGTGGATGAACGTCATTTACTGATGTTGCTGAAAAAATGCACCCTGGAAGGGGAGGTGATTCGTGAGGGACATCTCACCGGCTATCGCAACACCCTCATCCTGTTGGCAAGCGATCTGCGGCGAGTACCTGCCTGGTTTTACACTAACAATCCCTTTGTAGCCTTAGTGCAGGTGACTCGTCCCAACAAAGACGAAAGACTTCAGTTTATCCTGCGCTTTGGGCAACAGGGATTTTATGGGGGAGACCAGATAAATGTCCAACGTTCCAATCAAGAGCAACTGTGCGATCTTGAACGAGCTGCCGAGGAATTTGCTGCCTTAACTGAAGGCTTTGGGACAATGGATCTAGAAGCTATCCGGCACACCTCTTGGCGAGAACGCATTCCCCTGAGTCCCAAAACAGTGTTGCGCTTAGTAGACTTCTACAAATTTGGGCAACGGGATGAACCCTTTGAGAAGATCAGTGCAGATAAAATTGCTTATGCTAAGGAGGAAATATCTCAATCTGTCATTGGTCAACCTCGCGCAGTAGAAGCCGTAACCACTCTCCTGACGAGCGCCAAAGTAGGCATTAGTCTGAGTAATGTTAGCGGTCGTAACAGCAAACCAAAAGGAATTTTCTTTTTCGTTGGTCCCACTGGTGTTGGTAAAACAGAGTTAGCTAAATCACTCACACGCCTGATCTTTGGAGATGAACAAGCGTTTGCCCGCTTTGATATGAGTGAGTATAAAGAAGAACACGCGGCCGAAAAGTTAGCGGGTGCTCCACCTGGTTTTGTGGGTTATGAACAAGGAGGAATACTGACTAACCGCGTCTTAGAGCGTCCTTACAGCATTCTGCTGTTTGATGAAATTGAAAAAGCTCATCCCAAAGTTATGGATAAGTTTCTCCAAATCTTGGAGGACGGTCGCCTTACCGATGGTAAAGGGCAGACAGCCTATTTTAATCAGACTGTTATTATTTTTACTAGTAACCTTGGCGCTTCTGACTTAACCGATCCCCAAACGGGCGCTATCATCCGTAACGGCATTATGACCGAGGTGCATCGGCAAGGTGTCGGTTCATTCACTTATCCTCAGGTCGATGCTCATTTTCGCTCAGAAGTCCACTGGCACTTCACCAGTCGTATTGGTCGTGCTGAACTACTGAACCGTCTGGGTGACAGTATTGTAGTATTTGACTTGCTTCGTCCGGAGTTTGTTTGGAAAATTGGTGAGAAGTTTCTTCGGCAGTTGGCCGAATCTGCTTGGGACAAATATCGGCTGCTGCTGCTATTTCATACTTCTGTGCTGGAAGTTCTAAGTGTTAGTATGCAGAATACTGATAATTTACTGTTTGGCGGTCGGCGGATTAAAACCTTACTAGAAACTTTGGTTGAACGCCCTCTTAACCGCTGGATTTTTGAGAACTATCCTGATTTCAAGACCCTGGCAGAAAAGCAGTTCATTATTAGTCTGGAAAACAACGGTGTACTATTGGTAACAGAAAGCTTGTCTAGATAA
- a CDS encoding vWA domain-containing protein, whose translation MFNLQLAWDRPAKISSQLSEHILRVRIVAEENRTQTLPLQLAVAMDTSASMQGEKWERAKAACQQLVAQLRSGDRLSLAGFADWVTPVEHNFHNNQLDNLQAVLDTLVPEGVTRTDLALSWIRSALVRSGGARVGILITDGHPTTDQGEILEDLYPLIEQAQTMAVDGITLSTVGLGDAAHFNTAFLVSLSDRGRGTFMYADNPTLLATQLQERLQAVQMVAVENVILKLDLASGVTLKSCCQFRPHYLPLGETASPGIIIHNLRADTSTDVLLALEVSALNATQLSGTYTIAQIQLQTLDFGTVTTQAALQFTPSYREAQQINLEVDRDRLCWDINRFTTELADVDDPLQTVELLSHIQAAALKSGQITIAAEVTQQLDNLYKTGKLSAHQATGLLRASRELGDL comes from the coding sequence ATGTTCAATTTGCAACTTGCTTGGGATCGCCCTGCTAAAATCAGTTCACAACTCTCGGAGCATATTTTACGAGTTCGGATCGTAGCTGAGGAAAATCGCACCCAAACCTTACCTTTGCAATTGGCAGTTGCTATGGATACCAGCGCTTCGATGCAGGGTGAAAAATGGGAAAGGGCGAAAGCAGCCTGTCAGCAATTAGTCGCGCAGTTACGGTCAGGCGATCGCCTGTCCCTGGCAGGATTTGCGGACTGGGTCACTCCTGTTGAGCATAATTTTCATAATAATCAACTTGACAACCTCCAAGCTGTTTTGGATACCCTGGTTCCTGAAGGAGTTACCCGAACTGACCTGGCTCTTTCCTGGATTCGGTCTGCCTTAGTGCGATCGGGCGGAGCAAGGGTAGGAATTCTGATTACAGATGGGCATCCAACTACTGATCAAGGAGAGATTTTAGAGGATCTCTACCCACTGATTGAGCAAGCACAGACGATGGCAGTGGATGGCATTACACTTTCTACGGTAGGCTTGGGAGATGCTGCACACTTCAATACAGCATTTTTGGTTAGCCTTAGCGATCGCGGGCGAGGTACGTTTATGTATGCTGATAACCCTACACTGCTTGCAACCCAATTACAAGAACGTTTACAGGCAGTACAAATGGTTGCAGTTGAAAATGTTATCCTCAAACTAGACCTAGCGTCTGGAGTCACGCTCAAAAGCTGTTGCCAGTTTCGTCCTCATTACCTCCCTTTGGGGGAAACTGCTTCCCCAGGAATTATCATCCACAACCTGCGAGCAGATACCTCAACAGATGTGCTGTTGGCATTGGAGGTGTCTGCCTTGAACGCAACTCAACTAAGCGGTACTTACACAATTGCACAAATTCAGTTGCAGACATTAGATTTTGGAACCGTTACGACTCAAGCTGCCTTGCAATTTACTCCCTCTTATCGAGAGGCACAACAAATTAATCTGGAAGTAGATCGCGATCGCCTTTGTTGGGACATCAATCGCTTCACCACAGAACTGGCAGATGTGGACGATCCTCTACAAACTGTGGAACTACTAAGCCACATCCAAGCGGCTGCTCTCAAATCTGGGCAGATAACCATTGCGGCAGAGGTAACACAGCAACTGGATAATCTTTATAAAACAGGCAAACTTAGCGCCCATCAAGCAACAGGCTTGCTCAGAGCATCTCGTGAATTGGGAGATTTGTGA
- a CDS encoding lipoxygenase family protein — translation MRSPARQQRRQQLIQQYVLSRRTMLALIGLACAPALEMCLGNKSYATAPDLPANQDIPTLPQKNNSAIQLERQEQLSAVRLQYQLAFRLPNAVRVATLPLQEVFDQAYKNNREILSQKIAANQQAFQQSPKPFVTLEDYAAVFKVLPLPDIAKTFKSNDTFAKQRLSGPNPMELTNVLSLNYNLFEKLGITDEIFQTVLLSQTGKADESETLNSATQEGRLFVTDYARLDSTHVTLKSNRFLTAPIALYYADRSRSHSRLIPIAIQLGQVPKESLLCTPMDGVDWTLAKLIAQMADFNVHELVRHLGQTHLALEPIALATVRELAARHPVNVLLKPHFEFTMAINALADQVLINPGGYVDIIFGSTIESSLNLTTLGISEFFNNFSNFALPNNLRQRGVDERSVLRDFPYRDDGLLVWDALLDYVSQYVGIYYRSNQDVIEDFELQNWLQVLRKSVSDGGFGIVSLPPRLTNRDQLINLLTQIIFTAGPQHSAIAWIQYQYMSFIPNMPGAIYQPIPTVKGTMQDESSLTHFLSGIEQTFAQVNVIASISNKVDIKAFTDFGVNSFQDPRAINVLKSLQDRLEVVEKQISQRNQRREEYYPGFLPSRMANSTSA, via the coding sequence ATGCGATCACCAGCTCGACAACAACGACGCCAACAATTAATCCAGCAATACGTTCTATCGCGCCGGACGATGCTGGCGCTAATTGGTCTAGCTTGTGCCCCTGCTTTGGAAATGTGCCTAGGCAATAAATCTTACGCAACAGCACCCGACCTGCCTGCCAATCAGGATATTCCAACTTTACCTCAAAAAAACAACTCGGCAATCCAACTTGAGCGTCAAGAGCAATTATCAGCAGTACGCCTTCAATATCAACTGGCGTTTCGGCTACCGAACGCTGTCCGCGTGGCGACTTTACCCCTCCAAGAAGTTTTTGATCAGGCATATAAGAATAATCGAGAAATTTTGAGCCAGAAAATCGCCGCAAATCAACAAGCTTTTCAACAGAGTCCCAAGCCCTTTGTAACGCTGGAAGATTACGCAGCTGTCTTTAAAGTCCTGCCTCTACCAGATATTGCCAAGACCTTTAAAAGCAACGATACATTCGCAAAACAAAGGCTTTCAGGTCCCAATCCAATGGAACTAACCAATGTTTTATCACTCAATTACAATCTCTTTGAAAAACTTGGGATCACCGATGAGATTTTTCAAACTGTTCTCTTATCTCAAACGGGAAAGGCTGACGAGAGCGAAACCCTCAACAGTGCTACCCAAGAAGGTCGTCTATTTGTCACTGATTATGCGCGACTCGATTCTACTCACGTAACTCTAAAATCCAATCGGTTTCTCACTGCCCCAATCGCCCTTTATTATGCTGATCGCAGTCGTAGTCATTCGCGCTTAATCCCTATTGCCATCCAACTGGGACAGGTGCCTAAAGAAAGTCTGCTTTGTACGCCTATGGATGGCGTAGACTGGACTCTAGCAAAGCTGATCGCTCAGATGGCTGATTTTAATGTCCACGAATTGGTACGTCATTTAGGTCAAACCCATCTTGCTCTAGAGCCAATCGCATTAGCTACGGTACGCGAGCTAGCTGCTCGCCATCCGGTGAATGTGCTATTAAAGCCTCATTTTGAGTTCACAATGGCAATCAATGCTCTTGCCGATCAGGTACTGATTAATCCGGGGGGATATGTGGATATCATTTTCGGAAGCACTATTGAAAGCTCACTCAACCTTACAACTCTTGGGATCTCGGAATTTTTCAACAACTTCAGCAACTTTGCTCTTCCGAACAATTTACGTCAGCGTGGTGTTGATGAGCGTTCTGTATTGCGAGATTTTCCTTATCGGGATGACGGGTTGCTGGTGTGGGATGCCTTACTCGACTATGTCAGTCAATATGTTGGGATTTACTACAGATCAAACCAAGATGTCATTGAAGATTTCGAGCTACAAAATTGGCTACAAGTTTTACGGAAATCCGTTAGTGATGGAGGCTTTGGTATCGTTTCCTTACCACCCCGCCTGACTAACCGCGACCAGTTAATTAACCTGCTGACACAAATTATTTTCACCGCCGGTCCACAACACTCAGCCATTGCTTGGATTCAATATCAATATATGTCTTTTATTCCTAATATGCCCGGAGCTATTTACCAGCCCATTCCCACGGTTAAAGGGACGATGCAGGACGAATCAAGCCTAACTCATTTTCTCTCTGGCATAGAGCAAACTTTTGCTCAGGTCAATGTGATAGCATCAATTAGCAACAAGGTCGATATCAAGGCATTTACAGATTTTGGGGTAAATAGTTTTCAAGATCCACGAGCGATTAATGTTCTAAAAAGCTTACAAGACCGTCTAGAAGTGGTGGAGAAACAAATCTCACAACGCAATCAACGCCGCGAGGAATACTACCCTGGTTTTCTGCCCTCCCGCATGGCTAACAGTACCAGTGCCTAA